The following coding sequences are from one Formosa haliotis window:
- a CDS encoding TonB-dependent receptor yields the protein METPVVSFDVSEEFLEQNRENSLMQTLSKIPGVSTINIGSGQSKPVIRGLGFNRVAVVQNGVKHEAQQWGNDHGLEIDQYGIENIQIIKGPASLVYGSDAIAGVVDIKPNTIPLMHSFNGEVNLLAESNNDLFGVSAGIAGRKHHWFYRTRLTYRDYADYKVPTDKISYENYIFELHDNNLRNTAGQEANASVSIGYINDNIQSETTFSNVNAKNGFFANAHGLEVIVSDIDYDRSNRDIDLPYHTVNHIKITNNTSITHDNHTLMFDLGYQNNHREEHSEPVPHGYMPKPSNTLERDFNKNTYALNARDAFNINDTHDVVLGVNLEYQDNNIGGWGFLIPEYNRFTAGVFAFDTYEISPDFHVLAGARYDYGTVKTKAYYDWYTTPVTNTDGTISEVYTQRALDKTLDFGSFSASAGVSYIHKNTTYKLNIGKSFRMPLANELASDGVNYHMYRYEKGNLDLDPESSYQLDLDIDHSTKTFSIGISPFVNLFNNFIYLNPTSRYYETLQIYEYTQSKVFRIGGELRASTTLFENLQLDASAEYVYSRQTSGPKEGFSIPFSPPLSTLFSARYQFKNALFFMKPQLIAEYRITAKQDEIVPPEEVTEGYQLLNMSFLTALDVFKNNSPLEMRVKLNNVFNTKYFDHTSFYRLIDVPEAGRNISLSVTLPFK from the coding sequence ATGGAAACCCCTGTGGTATCCTTTGATGTTTCTGAAGAATTTTTAGAGCAAAACCGAGAGAATAGTCTTATGCAAACCCTGAGTAAAATTCCGGGAGTAAGTACTATTAATATTGGGTCTGGGCAATCTAAACCTGTAATTCGAGGTTTAGGGTTTAACCGTGTAGCAGTGGTTCAAAACGGTGTAAAACATGAAGCACAGCAATGGGGGAATGACCACGGTTTAGAAATCGATCAATACGGTATAGAAAATATACAAATTATAAAAGGTCCCGCCTCTTTGGTTTATGGTTCTGATGCCATTGCAGGGGTTGTAGATATTAAGCCGAACACCATTCCATTAATGCATTCGTTTAATGGAGAGGTCAATTTGTTAGCCGAAAGTAATAACGATTTGTTTGGAGTATCGGCAGGAATCGCCGGACGTAAACATCATTGGTTTTATCGCACACGATTAACGTACCGGGATTATGCCGATTATAAAGTGCCTACAGATAAAATTAGTTACGAAAATTATATATTCGAATTACACGATAATAACTTAAGAAACACGGCTGGACAAGAAGCCAATGCTAGCGTTAGCATAGGTTATATTAACGATAACATACAATCGGAAACAACTTTTAGTAATGTAAATGCTAAAAACGGATTTTTCGCTAATGCCCACGGTTTAGAAGTTATCGTTTCGGATATTGACTACGATCGTTCTAATCGGGATATCGATTTGCCATATCATACGGTAAATCATATTAAAATTACTAATAATACCAGCATAACCCATGACAATCATACGCTTATGTTCGATTTGGGGTATCAAAATAATCATAGGGAAGAACATTCAGAACCTGTTCCTCATGGTTATATGCCAAAACCTTCAAATACTTTAGAGCGTGATTTTAATAAAAATACCTACGCCTTAAATGCTAGAGATGCTTTTAATATAAACGATACCCATGATGTTGTACTAGGGGTAAACCTAGAATATCAGGATAATAATATTGGTGGTTGGGGATTTTTAATTCCGGAATATAATCGTTTTACAGCCGGTGTATTTGCATTCGATACTTACGAAATTTCTCCAGATTTTCATGTTTTGGCAGGGGCTCGTTACGATTATGGTACTGTAAAAACTAAAGCTTATTACGACTGGTATACGACTCCTGTAACCAATACAGATGGCACCATTTCGGAAGTTTACACACAACGAGCATTAGACAAAACTTTAGACTTTGGTAGTTTTAGTGCGTCTGCGGGAGTGAGTTATATTCATAAAAACACGACCTATAAACTGAATATTGGTAAGAGTTTTAGAATGCCATTGGCTAACGAATTGGCTTCCGATGGTGTAAATTATCACATGTACCGTTACGAAAAAGGGAATTTAGATTTAGATCCAGAATCCTCTTACCAGTTAGATTTAGATATCGATCATAGTACCAAAACGTTTAGTATAGGGATAAGCCCATTTGTTAATCTCTTCAATAATTTTATTTATTTAAATCCAACTTCTAGGTATTACGAAACTTTACAAATTTACGAGTACACTCAAAGTAAAGTGTTTAGAATAGGAGGAGAACTTAGAGCAAGTACAACACTTTTTGAAAACCTACAGCTGGATGCTTCTGCAGAATACGTGTATTCGAGACAGACTAGTGGCCCAAAAGAAGGCTTTTCAATACCGTTTTCTCCGCCATTGTCTACGCTATTTTCAGCGCGTTATCAATTTAAAAATGCGTTGTTTTTCATGAAACCCCAGCTTATTGCCGAATATAGAATTACCGCAAAACAAGACGAGATTGTGCCTCCAGAAGAAGTTACAGAGGGGTATCAACTTTTAAACATGTCATTTTTAACAGCACTGGATGTCTTCAAAAACAATTCACCTTTAGAAATGCGAGTAAAATTAAACAATGTCTTTAATACAAAATATTTCGACCACACCAGTTTTTATCGTTTAATAGACGTTCCCGAAGCAGGTAGAAATATATCACTATCAGTAACATTACCTTTTAAATAA
- a CDS encoding DUF4625 domain-containing protein, protein MKTNLKFLAIILTVGFFFQSCSSDDDGSDINAPEITNFEYGEGSEHSTDPVVYKGSDLHVEADIYAEATVASITLEIHSHDLEDTDDEVVWDFEQVYDDASYQVINPTFHVHVDIPSDILAGEYHIELIVVDALGNSTVSDGHLDIMDVITLSDIEIDETAKRGEDFHAEFLVSAVNGIHNISVDIHAHGLELGDGEVEWDYEEVYSEFHELTEAEFHKHIAIPATAPAGEYHVTITVEDEDGNIVEHETHLDITA, encoded by the coding sequence ATGAAAACAAATTTAAAATTTTTAGCCATTATCCTTACCGTAGGATTCTTTTTTCAATCTTGTAGCAGCGACGACGATGGGTCGGACATTAATGCGCCTGAAATTACCAATTTCGAATATGGGGAGGGGAGTGAACATAGTACAGATCCTGTAGTTTATAAAGGATCGGACCTTCATGTGGAAGCCGATATTTATGCGGAAGCAACAGTAGCTAGTATTACACTAGAAATACATTCGCACGATTTAGAAGATACCGATGATGAAGTGGTATGGGATTTTGAGCAGGTGTACGACGATGCGTCTTACCAAGTTATTAACCCAACGTTTCATGTGCATGTAGATATTCCTTCAGATATTTTAGCGGGAGAATATCATATAGAATTAATTGTAGTAGATGCTTTAGGAAACAGTACCGTATCTGATGGTCATTTAGACATTATGGATGTAATTACATTAAGTGATATCGAAATTGATGAAACTGCAAAACGTGGAGAAGATTTTCATGCCGAATTTTTAGTGTCTGCGGTAAACGGTATCCATAACATTAGTGTCGATATTCATGCTCATGGTCTTGAATTGGGCGATGGAGAAGTAGAATGGGATTACGAAGAAGTATATTCTGAATTCCACGAGTTAACAGAAGCCGAATTTCATAAACATATCGCTATTCCTGCAACGGCTCCAGCAGGCGAGTACCATGTAACGATTACTGTTGAAGATGAAGATGGTAACATCGTAGAGCACGAAACACATTTAGATATTACAGCTTAA
- a CDS encoding response regulator gives MTENYEWIFSGVGATIVGLILTYFLLDKKKKTDKNKDKSSNITINNNNNINSSVAKQEEKETSKEKENRIKEKTKILFVDDNHTDFRIVSILKKSGWIHTKSIKDVINLDDQKVKDADIIFVDINGVGTTLFNDEGLGLASALKEKYRSKKIIIYSADTKGDRFHKALREVDGCLSKDAEPFQFSSLIETLANDLKI, from the coding sequence ATGACAGAAAATTACGAATGGATTTTTAGTGGAGTTGGAGCCACAATTGTTGGATTAATTTTGACATATTTTTTATTGGATAAAAAGAAGAAAACGGACAAGAATAAGGACAAATCTTCTAATATTACAATAAATAACAATAACAACATTAACTCTTCAGTAGCAAAACAAGAAGAAAAAGAAACTTCAAAAGAGAAAGAAAACAGAATAAAAGAAAAAACTAAAATCCTTTTCGTTGACGATAATCATACAGATTTTAGGATTGTTTCAATTTTGAAAAAAAGTGGCTGGATTCATACAAAATCTATTAAAGATGTTATAAACTTGGACGACCAAAAAGTGAAAGATGCTGATATTATTTTTGTAGATATTAATGGTGTTGGCACTACTTTGTTTAACGATGAAGGCCTTGGACTTGCTTCTGCATTAAAGGAAAAATATAGATCCAAAAAAATAATAATATATTCAGCAGACACAAAAGGAGACAGATTTCATAAAGCTTTAAGAGAAGTTGATGGATGTTTATCAAAAGATGCTGAACCATTCCAATTTAGTAGTTTAATTGAGACTTTAGCAAATGATTTAAAAATATGA
- a CDS encoding tetratricopeptide repeat protein gives MNNNTIEIIKTIGSQWKFLLVVFFIITFLIKWKTIWTFVSNFTQVRVKRGDTEFELHRKENKEENEVINQEKEKPKGESVEDDNEEIPEIKEENNIHILYHEALSDRKFKEAKDFFDKILEKESNSKKRKEEIIRNFYWRHFYGDTSAFNELENYISEIENDNEQKSVGLYYLSLIYKEANNYDKAIDLASKALEITTDNEQKSYCISKISEYYLENDNQKDSLEIILKHIDSINEKQPKTTLYRALAYYYKKIGDKLLESVAYQKALELSPNNTSLLFDSAYNYSETEQDLKDLGFLLYKKLLGFNSKDQNALNNIGVAYKNLGLEIKSIEQYKKAFELKNSLAASNIAYQLIHLGFVKEAEEYLNKAEDFDNPHENVFKATSSIKSKITEEKELEEKILKKANKKYRFLIILEMQSLLRELLKFKVRINGI, from the coding sequence AAACTATTTGGACATTTGTTAGCAATTTCACTCAAGTTAGAGTAAAAAGAGGTGATACAGAATTTGAACTTCATAGAAAAGAAAACAAAGAAGAAAATGAAGTCATTAATCAAGAGAAAGAAAAACCTAAAGGAGAATCTGTAGAAGATGACAATGAAGAAATTCCAGAAATAAAAGAAGAGAACAATATTCATATTTTATACCACGAAGCATTAAGTGATAGAAAATTCAAAGAAGCCAAAGATTTTTTTGATAAAATATTAGAAAAGGAAAGTAATTCAAAAAAACGTAAAGAGGAAATTATTCGAAATTTCTACTGGAGACATTTTTATGGAGATACCTCTGCCTTTAATGAATTAGAAAATTATATATCAGAAATCGAAAATGACAATGAACAAAAATCCGTTGGTTTATATTATTTGAGTCTAATTTATAAAGAGGCAAACAATTATGACAAAGCTATTGATTTAGCCAGTAAAGCTTTAGAAATAACTACTGATAATGAACAAAAATCATATTGTATCTCAAAAATATCAGAGTATTATTTGGAAAATGACAATCAAAAAGATTCACTTGAAATAATATTAAAACACATAGATTCTATTAATGAAAAGCAACCGAAAACAACTTTATATAGAGCATTAGCTTATTATTATAAAAAAATTGGCGACAAATTATTAGAATCAGTAGCATATCAAAAAGCTTTAGAATTATCACCTAACAACACTTCCTTATTATTTGATTCTGCATATAATTACAGTGAAACTGAACAGGATTTAAAAGATTTAGGATTTCTATTATATAAAAAGCTATTAGGCTTTAATTCAAAAGACCAAAATGCATTAAACAATATTGGAGTTGCATACAAAAATCTTGGATTAGAAATTAAATCTATTGAGCAATATAAAAAGGCATTTGAATTAAAAAATAGTTTAGCCGCATCGAATATAGCATACCAATTAATTCATCTTGGATTTGTAAAGGAAGCAGAAGAATATTTGAATAAGGCAGAAGATTTTGATAATCCTCACGAGAATGTTTTTAAAGCTACTTCTTCTATCAAATCTAAAATAACAGAAGAAAAAGAGTTAGAGGAGAAAATATTAAAAAAAGCAAACAAAAAATATAGGTTTTTAATCATTTTGGAAATGCAGTCTTTACTTCGAGAATTATTAAAATTCAAAGTTCGAATAAATGGTATTTAA
- a CDS encoding STM3941 family protein codes for MNKEIKIPLSKNKIILLLLGTVIFVLLGFWLAIDPENFKVSVFQYRSAELIRVVGIIGIAFFGVCSYFIFNKVFDKKYGLIIDKNGITDNSNASSVGLVKWADIIGIRVLEVVNQKFVMIDVSNPEYYIELKKNGIGKMAMKANYTKYGSPISITANSLKVDFNEMKEIIEIQHKKNALQHRI; via the coding sequence ATGAATAAAGAAATAAAAATACCTTTGAGTAAGAACAAAATTATATTATTGCTTTTAGGAACTGTAATTTTCGTGTTATTAGGATTTTGGTTGGCAATTGATCCAGAAAATTTTAAAGTTTCCGTGTTCCAATACAGAAGTGCTGAATTGATAAGAGTAGTCGGAATTATTGGAATAGCATTTTTTGGAGTTTGTTCGTATTTTATTTTTAACAAAGTATTTGACAAAAAGTATGGATTGATAATTGATAAAAACGGAATTACGGATAATTCAAATGCTTCGAGCGTTGGATTAGTAAAATGGGCAGATATTATTGGAATTAGAGTTTTAGAAGTAGTCAATCAAAAGTTCGTTATGATAGACGTTTCTAATCCCGAATATTATATTGAGCTTAAAAAAAACGGTATTGGAAAAATGGCGATGAAAGCGAATTATACTAAATATGGTTCACCAATTAGCATAACTGCCAATTCATTAAAAGTTGACTTTAACGAAATGAAGGAAATAATTGAAATACAACACAAAAAAAACGCACTACAACACCGTATATAA
- a CDS encoding IS256 family transposase → MKPEDLLNEDFLKQFKNAPELTSFLEQLHKRGIEKLLEGELDAHLDYDKHKKSKAANLRNGYTKKKLKSVLGETEIQVPRDRDSSFNPLIVKKRESTTEGIENIIISLYAKGMSNSDIEEQIRELYDFNISTSTISRITDKITEDVIAWRNRPLEATYLIVWMDGIVFKVRENSKVINKTIYIAVGLRTDGKKEVLGLWLGKNESSAFWMSVLTDIKARGTQDILITATDNLNGFTDTIKTIFPKSTTQICVVHQIRNSCRYVVWKDKKEFTRDMKQIYTAPTKEAAKAALNDFKTKWDSKYSYAIKSWENNWDELTVFFDFPIEIRTIIYTTNLIENLNGKIRKYTKNKLSFPTDEAVMKSVFLALRESTKKWTMPIRNWGVILNQFLAIFENRIKL, encoded by the coding sequence ATGAAACCAGAAGATTTATTAAACGAAGACTTTTTAAAACAATTCAAGAATGCACCAGAGCTAACATCCTTTTTAGAACAGTTGCACAAACGTGGTATTGAGAAGTTACTAGAAGGGGAACTAGATGCCCATTTAGACTACGATAAGCACAAAAAAAGCAAAGCAGCCAACCTTCGAAATGGTTACACTAAAAAGAAATTAAAATCCGTTTTAGGAGAAACAGAGATTCAAGTTCCTCGAGACCGTGATAGTTCGTTTAATCCTTTAATTGTAAAGAAAAGAGAAAGTACAACAGAAGGCATCGAAAATATTATTATATCGCTTTATGCCAAAGGCATGAGTAACAGTGATATTGAAGAACAAATACGTGAGCTGTACGATTTTAATATTTCTACATCCACTATTTCAAGGATTACAGATAAGATTACAGAAGATGTTATTGCTTGGCGGAACAGGCCTTTGGAGGCCACTTACCTAATTGTTTGGATGGATGGCATCGTATTTAAAGTTAGGGAAAACTCTAAAGTCATAAACAAGACTATTTATATTGCAGTAGGCCTGAGAACAGATGGCAAAAAGGAAGTCCTAGGATTATGGTTAGGTAAAAATGAATCTTCAGCCTTTTGGATGAGTGTTTTAACCGATATTAAAGCTCGAGGAACTCAAGATATACTTATCACAGCTACCGATAATTTAAATGGATTTACGGATACTATTAAAACTATTTTTCCGAAATCAACGACTCAAATTTGTGTTGTGCATCAAATAAGAAATTCGTGTCGTTACGTGGTCTGGAAGGACAAAAAGGAATTTACTCGTGACATGAAGCAAATCTATACTGCTCCTACAAAAGAAGCTGCAAAAGCTGCTTTAAATGACTTCAAAACTAAATGGGATTCTAAATATTCTTACGCCATTAAAAGTTGGGAAAATAATTGGGATGAGCTTACAGTATTCTTTGATTTTCCTATTGAAATAAGAACCATAATCTACACCACAAATCTTATAGAAAACCTAAATGGAAAGATACGGAAATACACAAAAAACAAACTCTCGTTTCCAACCGATGAAGCAGTTATGAAATCCGTGTTTTTAGCTTTGAGAGAAAGCACTAAAAAATGGACCATGCCAATCAGAAATTGGGGAGTGATACTAAATCAATTTTTAGCTATATTTGAAAACAGGATTAAGTTATAA
- a CDS encoding transposase: MKALLTSPTTDAGCISLKRSIEYLSKQVISIEKRIKEILSEDASMHKNYELLTSLKGFGLVVASQLIYHTGNFTRFDSWRAFSSYCGTAPFEHRSGTSIHKRKQCHYLGDRKMKSLLSMASVSAIQHDSELRLYYNKKLAEGKDKMLAVNNVRNKLIARAFAVVKRGTPYVVLQQHAA; this comes from the coding sequence ATGAAAGCCCTATTAACGAGTCCAACAACAGATGCAGGGTGTATTAGTCTAAAACGTAGTATTGAATACCTGAGTAAGCAAGTCATATCTATAGAAAAGCGAATAAAAGAGATTTTGTCAGAAGATGCTTCAATGCATAAAAATTATGAATTACTAACAAGTCTTAAAGGTTTTGGTTTAGTAGTAGCAAGTCAGTTAATTTATCATACTGGAAACTTTACTCGTTTTGATAGCTGGCGAGCCTTTTCTAGCTATTGCGGAACCGCCCCTTTTGAGCATCGTTCGGGTACTAGTATTCATAAACGAAAACAATGCCATTATTTGGGAGATAGGAAGATGAAAAGTTTGCTGAGTATGGCTAGTGTATCGGCAATACAACACGATAGTGAATTACGGCTATATTATAATAAAAAGTTGGCAGAAGGAAAAGATAAAATGTTAGCAGTAAATAATGTTAGAAATAAACTTATAGCGCGAGCATTTGCGGTAGTTAAGCGAGGTACACCTTATGTAGTTCTTCAGCAGCATGCTGCATAA
- a CDS encoding ATP-binding protein, whose product MNHFKISDKDENIISQNLENDCVNCFANCNSSGKLFSECPIYNQNRRQGKIINNKGTTFLCCGTTKTTKLFKEKLEALSYAYYDLIIPREQIISEIKKSEQKKVNRLVHNLTSINAHNIQEIYDLIPQDVLASNWRTQVEFIEKELVSKSNKASMMFLRIAKHNIHMKSEFSIYRKLDRDDNANLEFKGYPIRIVLLNVLHTFFGDFTSKNVYVNVSDYYGKVLIDYETIQVALYHLIENSSKYTKTDSTIYIDFKEDNDNVIISMEMISLYIPESERKKIFQEGFSGTSAKKLGKSGDGIGMWRIKQMVELNKGEIEINFGNTIENYRGIDFSKNIFNFKLKKYLP is encoded by the coding sequence ATGAATCATTTTAAAATTTCAGATAAAGATGAAAATATAATCTCTCAAAACTTAGAAAATGATTGTGTGAATTGTTTTGCTAATTGTAATTCATCAGGAAAACTATTCTCCGAATGCCCTATTTACAATCAGAATAGAAGGCAAGGTAAAATAATCAATAATAAAGGAACTACATTTTTATGCTGTGGAACTACTAAAACTACAAAATTATTTAAAGAGAAATTAGAAGCTCTATCATATGCCTATTATGATTTAATTATACCAAGAGAACAAATTATTAGTGAAATTAAAAAAAGTGAGCAGAAAAAAGTAAATAGATTAGTCCATAATTTAACTTCTATTAATGCTCATAATATTCAAGAGATTTATGATTTAATACCTCAAGACGTACTCGCATCAAATTGGAGAACACAGGTTGAATTTATAGAAAAAGAATTAGTTTCAAAATCTAATAAAGCATCAATGATGTTTTTAAGGATTGCAAAACATAATATTCATATGAAATCTGAATTTTCTATATATAGAAAACTTGATAGAGATGACAATGCTAATTTAGAATTTAAAGGCTACCCTATAAGAATTGTGTTATTGAATGTTTTACATACATTTTTCGGAGATTTTACTTCTAAAAATGTTTATGTCAACGTTTCTGATTATTATGGAAAGGTTTTAATAGATTACGAAACAATTCAAGTTGCACTTTATCATTTAATAGAAAATTCATCAAAATACACGAAAACTGATTCTACAATTTATATAGACTTTAAAGAAGATAATGACAATGTAATTATATCAATGGAAATGATAAGTCTTTATATTCCAGAAAGTGAACGTAAAAAGATTTTTCAAGAAGGTTTTTCTGGTACATCAGCTAAAAAACTTGGAAAAAGTGGAGATGGTATTGGAATGTGGCGAATTAAGCAAATGGTTGAATTGAACAAAGGCGAAATTGAAATTAACTTTGGAAATACAATTGAGAATTATAGAGGGATCGATTTTTCTAAAAACATATTTAATTTTAAACTGAAAAAATACTTGCCCTAA
- a CDS encoding DUF4625 domain-containing protein: protein MKFLLKHNYIFVLLLVLGACSDSDSIDKDEEKPTITINYDGGFPQSCEELKRGETYIFKARVTDNQALAAYSLDIHNNFDHHTHDDQGENCALDDKKTPVNPLIFIENYPIADAVTSYEIQITVTIPSDADTGDYHCSYSVTDATGWQSRTSVDIKIVE from the coding sequence ATGAAATTTTTACTAAAACACAATTATATATTCGTTCTACTTTTAGTTTTAGGCGCCTGTTCCGACAGCGATTCTATCGATAAAGATGAAGAAAAACCTACAATAACCATTAATTACGATGGTGGATTTCCGCAATCTTGCGAAGAGCTTAAAAGAGGTGAGACCTACATTTTTAAAGCTAGAGTTACAGACAATCAGGCCTTGGCGGCGTACAGTTTAGATATTCATAATAATTTTGATCATCATACACATGACGATCAAGGGGAAAATTGCGCACTAGACGACAAAAAAACTCCGGTAAACCCGTTAATCTTTATCGAGAATTACCCTATAGCAGATGCCGTAACAAGCTATGAAATACAGATTACTGTAACTATTCCTAGCGATGCGGATACAGGCGATTACCACTGTTCTTATTCGGTAACCGATGCAACGGGATGGCAATCTAGAACCTCTGTTGATATTAAAATTGTAGAATAA
- a CDS encoding SRPBCC family protein, producing the protein MERITVQTSINSDIDKVWEFWTKPEHITNWNFATNEWCCPNAENDLKPNGKFSWRMEAKDGGMGFDFTGTYDKIIDKELISYKMSDGRKVDIEFSQNGDEVSVSETFDAEGTNTDEQQRAGWQAILGNFKKYVETE; encoded by the coding sequence ATGGAAAGAATAACAGTTCAAACTTCTATCAATTCGGACATTGACAAAGTTTGGGAATTTTGGACAAAACCGGAACACATTACAAATTGGAATTTTGCCACTAATGAGTGGTGTTGCCCAAACGCTGAAAACGACCTAAAACCGAATGGCAAATTCTCTTGGCGAATGGAAGCAAAAGACGGAGGTATGGGATTTGACTTTACGGGAACCTATGACAAAATAATTGACAAAGAATTGATTTCGTACAAAATGTCAGACGGACGTAAAGTAGATATTGAATTTTCGCAAAACGGAGATGAAGTAAGCGTGAGCGAAACTTTTGACGCAGAGGGAACAAATACGGACGAACAACAACGTGCGGGTTGGCAAGCGATTCTTGGGAATTTCAAGAAGTACGTGGAAACGGAGTAA
- a CDS encoding iron chaperone yields the protein MSETKQYNSVAEYINAQPEQIKKALLELKECILKTEPNATELLNYNIPAYALVENGKREQQIMIAGYKKHVGLYPHPTTMEKFEPELTEYKRGKGSVQFPLDKPLPKDLIIRMIKYRKELLNK from the coding sequence ATGAGTGAGACAAAACAATATAATTCTGTAGCAGAGTATATCAATGCTCAACCTGAACAAATCAAAAAAGCACTTTTGGAACTTAAAGAATGTATTTTAAAGACTGAACCTAATGCTACCGAACTTCTGAATTATAACATACCAGCATACGCTTTAGTCGAGAACGGAAAAAGAGAACAACAGATAATGATTGCAGGATATAAAAAACACGTTGGACTTTATCCACATCCAACGACTATGGAAAAGTTTGAACCTGAATTGACTGAATATAAACGTGGGAAAGGCTCGGTTCAATTTCCTTTAGACAAACCTTTACCCAAAGACTTGATAATCCGAATGATAAAATATCGGAAAGAATTATTGAACAAATAA
- a CDS encoding carboxypeptidase-like regulatory domain-containing protein — translation MLQKTLSVWLCFSLCTIAYAQDTFLVKGAVFNANTLLPIDGASISGSDLFSITSSSGHFTFKNVKQGVYSLTVSSMGYTPKVVSIDVCPELKELVIYLEESTTNLDEVELHGKSKKGNSWKPLWYPLMFLKNF, via the coding sequence ATGCTTCAAAAAACACTTAGTGTGTGGTTATGTTTTAGCCTATGCACTATAGCGTATGCACAGGATACCTTTTTAGTAAAAGGAGCTGTGTTTAACGCCAACACTTTGCTTCCTATAGACGGGGCATCAATTAGTGGTTCAGATTTATTTTCTATAACCTCTAGTTCTGGACATTTTACATTTAAAAACGTAAAACAAGGCGTATACTCGTTAACCGTATCGAGTATGGGGTATACTCCTAAAGTTGTGAGTATAGATGTTTGTCCAGAACTAAAAGAACTTGTTATTTATTTAGAAGAATCGACAACAAATCTAGACGAAGTTGAGCTTCATGGTAAATCTAAAAAAGGGAACTCATGGAAACCCCTGTGGTATCCTTTGATGTTTCTGAAGAATTTTTAG
- a CDS encoding YqjF family protein, whose product MKIREILNSTKHRPWSIPTENWKFYQEWNNAIFLHYQVDLTDLKKFVPDALEIDLFEGKPWISVVAFTMERIRPKNLPSFSPISDFDEINIRTYVKSNNKTGVYFLSIEGGKNLSCKIAKGISELPYRFSNIKRTDKIYQSQNSEFNDKLNIEFKIGKELTEKTEFDKWLTERYALFQDTDKAINEFEIHHLEWPINEIDILKLELNYPRFEKLLNEHPSKIHYSKGVKVLAWGKIKNKKPAPNLIKTSNQ is encoded by the coding sequence ATGAAAATCCGAGAAATATTAAACAGCACAAAACATAGACCTTGGTCAATTCCAACTGAAAATTGGAAATTTTACCAAGAGTGGAATAATGCCATATTTCTTCACTATCAGGTTGATTTGACCGACTTAAAAAAGTTTGTTCCAGACGCATTGGAAATTGACCTTTTTGAAGGTAAACCCTGGATTTCAGTGGTTGCTTTTACAATGGAAAGAATTAGACCAAAAAACTTACCTTCATTTTCGCCTATATCGGATTTTGATGAAATTAATATTCGGACTTATGTTAAGTCAAACAATAAAACTGGAGTGTACTTCTTGAGTATTGAAGGTGGAAAAAATTTATCTTGTAAAATCGCAAAAGGTATTTCGGAACTTCCGTATAGATTTTCAAATATCAAACGGACAGACAAGATATATCAATCCCAAAATTCGGAATTTAACGACAAATTAAATATTGAGTTTAAAATTGGAAAGGAATTGACCGAGAAAACGGAGTTTGACAAATGGTTAACGGAAAGATATGCTCTTTTTCAAGACACAGACAAGGCGATAAACGAATTTGAGATCCATCATTTAGAATGGCCAATTAATGAAATTGACATCCTAAAATTGGAATTAAATTATCCAAGGTTTGAAAAATTATTAAACGAACACCCCAGCAAAATACATTATTCGAAAGGAGTAAAAGTTTTGGCCTGGGGGAAAATTAAAAACAAAAAACCGGCCCCCAATTTGATAAAAACTTCAAATCAATGA